Within the Borreliella valaisiana VS116 genome, the region TCAGATTTTGTAAAGGAATTGATGATGAAAAAGGATGTTGATCTTTCTCATTTTGTTCCAGAATTGGTGTTTAATAGATTGAAATCTAAGTTTATTGACAAATGACTTGGTTAATATATATATTATTAAGATAATTTAATCTAGTTTAAAAGTAGTAGGAGAAAGTAATGGCTGTTCCAAAATTTAAGCCTTCAAAATCTAGGAGTAGAACAAGGCGTAGTATAAATATGAGGAAGAAAATTCCACAATTTCAAGAATGTTCTAATTGTGGTAATCTTGGGGTGAGACACAGAATTTGTTTAAAATGTGGATATTATAGAAATAATCAATATCTGGAAATAGGTTTATAGTTTGTAGCAAGGAAGGTATATTCATGGATAATGATGAAATTTTTAGCAAGGTTAGATCTATTATATCTGAGCAACTTGATAAAAAAGAAGATGAAATTACTCTAGACTCTAGATTTGTTGAGGATCTTAGTGCAGATAGTCTTGACATTTATGAGCTTTTATATTTGCTTGAAGAGGCTTTTGATGATAAGATTCCAGAGAACGAAGCTAATGAATTTGAAACGGTAGGTGATGTTGTTAATTTTATTAAAAAGAGAAAAGGTTGATGAAAAAAAATTCTTCCGATTTTTGTTTTGATAGTGAAAGAAAAGCTCAGTTAAGTGAATTTTTGGAGAATTTGAGCATCGATTTTAATAATTTTGATTTATTAAATACAGCATTGAGCCACTCGTCTTATTCTAATGAGCTAGATCAAAAATCTGGCAATAATGAGAGGTTAGAATTTTTGGGAGATTCTGTGCTTAATTTGATTATTACAGATCATCTTTATAAAACTTATCCAAATAAAAGTGAAGGAGAGCTTAGTAAGGCTAGATCTTATATTGTTAGTGAAGATTCCCTATCTAATATTGCTAGAGAGATTGATCTTGGTTCTTATATTTTACTTGGCAGAGGAGAGGAGAGTAATGATGGTCGCAATAAAAAAGGCATTCTTGCAGATGCTATTGAAGCTTTTGTAGGCGCTATTTATCTTGATAGTGGTTTTTCAGTGGCAACAGAATTTGTGGTTGGACTTTTTGACATGTATATAAGATTGATGTTTAATAGGGGTGATTTTAAAGATTATAAGAGTTTGTTGCAGGAATATATTCAAAAAAAATATAAAATCTCACCGAGTTATAAACTAGACAAGGAAATAGGTCCAGACCATGATAAAGTCTTTTGTGTTGAACTTTATGTTGGAGAAAAGTTTATATCAAACGGAAAGGGTAAATCTAAAAAAGAGGCCGAAATGAGAGCGGCTGAAGTAGCTTTAAAAGCTATGGAAGATATTAATCTTTAAGGTTTTTATTTTTTTTATAAGATAATTTTTATTATTAAGTTTGGGATTTTCAATTACATAGCTTAATAGTATGTTTAAAATTTTACCTATATTTTTATTTTCTATTTGTTTTAGATTTTGAATGTCTTTTCCATTTATTTTTAAATCTTTTAAAGAGAGAGGGCTTTTTAGTAATTTTTTTCTTTTTATATTTTTTGTTATAAATAAATATTTTTTCTTTTTCCCTTTTAGTGCTTTATGTATATCAATTATTTCTTTATAATGCTCTCTTGTGCTTTTGCTAAGCAAATATCTAATATCACTTAATTTTTTAACATTAAAAATATTGTTATTATCAATTATACTTCTATAAAATAAAATTAACTTAATTTCTTTATTTGAGAATTTAAGTAAAGTTAATTTTTCTTTTAGCTCTTTTATAGGTTTTTTAATTGTCAGTATAGTGATTGCTTTTAGATAAAATTTGTCTTTATTAAGCAGGGCAGTTTTTTTGATTAATTTTGTTTTTATTTCTAGGTTGAAAAAATTCTTAAAAAAATCAACTTTTTTAAGATAATAAATTCCTTTTTGTATATTTGTGCCTTCTAGCAATTTGTGAAATTCATTTTTTATTCTTTCTTTTGAAATAATTAAAATATTTTCTTTTTTGTATTTCATTGAAATTAAAGTATTTTTTTCGATGTTAAAATTAAGTGTGGATGAAAATCTTGCCGCTCTTAGTATTCTAAGGGCGTCTTCTTCAAATCTTTTATTTGGGTTTCCTATGCATCTTATTATTTTTTTATTAAGATCTTTTTTTCCATCATAGTAATCTATTATGTTAAAGTTAAAAATGTCCATTGCAATTGCATTGATTGTAAAGTCTCTTCTTTCAAGATCTTTAATTAAATTTTTAGTATATTCTACTTTTTTTGGGGCTCTGTTGTTTTCATATTCTTTTTCTATTCTGTATGTGGTAATTTCGAAGATTTTTTTATTAAAAATAATACCAATTGTGCCATGTTTTATTCCTGTTTTAATGTTGTTTGGAAATAATGTTATTATTTCTTCAGGAGTTGCATTTGTTGCAAAATCAAAATCACAAGGTTGTTTATTAAGAAGTAAGTCTCTTAAAGCGCCTCCAACTAAGTAAAATTCGTAATTGTTTTTTTTAAATATTTTACCAATTTTAATTATATTTTGATTATTTTTGCCCAGATTCATATAAAATTATATTATAGTGTAAATAATTTTTTTCTAAAATTGATTTACAATTTTAATTTATTTGAAGTATGTTGTAAGTAGTACTTTTATTTTTTTAAATGGTTTTATTGAGGTTTTATGAGTGATAATAACAATAGTGTATACAACGCTATAGGTCAGCTTTCAAAAGAGACTAAAAATAGGTTGATGAATGATATAAGAAAAAGTTTAGGTTTGAATTCTTCTGAATTTGTTTTGCCAAATTGTAACAATGAGCCCTATGTTGATTCTCAGCTTGAAAAATTTCTTTCAGGGCGTTTAATGGAAGAATCATTTCTTATAAGAATGTGGTTAACTATTTTAAATTTTTTTCAGAAGGATAAAAGTAAAGAAGATATTTATAAAACTTA harbors:
- a CDS encoding CCA tRNA nucleotidyltransferase translates to MNLGKNNQNIIKIGKIFKKNNYEFYLVGGALRDLLLNKQPCDFDFATNATPEEIITLFPNNIKTGIKHGTIGIIFNKKIFEITTYRIEKEYENNRAPKKVEYTKNLIKDLERRDFTINAIAMDIFNFNIIDYYDGKKDLNKKIIRCIGNPNKRFEEDALRILRAARFSSTLNFNIEKNTLISMKYKKENILIISKERIKNEFHKLLEGTNIQKGIYYLKKVDFFKNFFNLEIKTKLIKKTALLNKDKFYLKAITILTIKKPIKELKEKLTLLKFSNKEIKLILFYRSIIDNNNIFNVKKLSDIRYLLSKSTREHYKEIIDIHKALKGKKKKYLFITKNIKRKKLLKSPLSLKDLKINGKDIQNLKQIENKNIGKILNILLSYVIENPKLNNKNYLIKKIKTLKINIFHSF
- the acpP gene encoding acyl carrier protein; translated protein: MDNDEIFSKVRSIISEQLDKKEDEITLDSRFVEDLSADSLDIYELLYLLEEAFDDKIPENEANEFETVGDVVNFIKKRKG
- the rnc gene encoding ribonuclease III codes for the protein MKKNSSDFCFDSERKAQLSEFLENLSIDFNNFDLLNTALSHSSYSNELDQKSGNNERLEFLGDSVLNLIITDHLYKTYPNKSEGELSKARSYIVSEDSLSNIAREIDLGSYILLGRGEESNDGRNKKGILADAIEAFVGAIYLDSGFSVATEFVVGLFDMYIRLMFNRGDFKDYKSLLQEYIQKKYKISPSYKLDKEIGPDHDKVFCVELYVGEKFISNGKGKSKKEAEMRAAEVALKAMEDINL
- the rpmF gene encoding 50S ribosomal protein L32; this translates as MAVPKFKPSKSRSRTRRSINMRKKIPQFQECSNCGNLGVRHRICLKCGYYRNNQYLEIGL